In Harpia harpyja isolate bHarHar1 chromosome Z, bHarHar1 primary haplotype, whole genome shotgun sequence, a single window of DNA contains:
- the ACO1 gene encoding cytoplasmic aconitate hydratase gives MSNPFVWIVEPLDPKQPLKKFFNLSKLDDVRYARLPFSIRVLLEAAIRNCDEFLVKKGDIENILNWKVVQHKNIEVPFKPARVILQDFTGVPAVVDFAAMRDAVKKLGGDPEKINPICPADLVIDHSIQVDFNRRSDSLQKNQDLEFERNKERFEFLKWGSQAFKNMRIIPPGSGIIHQVNLEYLARVVMDQDGYYYPDSVVGTDSHTTMIDGLGVLGWGVGGIEAEAVMLGQPISMVLPEVVGYKLLGNPQPLVTSTDIVLTITKHLRQVGVVGKFVEFFGPGVAQLSIADRATIANMCPEYGATAAYFPVDDISIGYLIQTGRDKEKVMCTKKYLEAVGMLRDFKNSSQDPDFTQVVELDLHTVVPCCSGPKRPQDKVAVSDMKKDFETCLGAKQGFKGFQIAPDRHNTIVKFNFEGCDFELAHGSVVIAAITSCTNTSNPSVMLGAGLLAKKAVEAGLTVKPYIKTSLSPGSGVVTYYLRESGVMSYLSQLGFDVVGYGCMTCIGNSGPLPESVVAAITQGDLVGVGVLSGNRNFEGRVHPNTRANYLASPPLVIAYAIAGTIRIDFEKEPLGINASGKKIFLKDIWPTRNEIQVVERQFVIPGMFKEVYQKIETVNESWNALDAPSDKLYTWNPKSTYIKSPPFFDGLTLALQTPKTIEDAYVLLSFGDSVTTDHISPAGNIARNSPAARYLMSRGLTPREFNSYGSRRGNDAVMARGTFANIRLVNKFIDKQGPQTVHFPSGETLDVFDAAERYKQAGHPLIVLAGKEYGAGSSRDWAAKGPFLLGVKAVLAESYERIHRSNLVGMGVIPLQYLPGEDAESLGLTGRERYTIIIPEKLKPQMNIEIKLDTGKTFHAIMRFDTDVELTYFHNGGILNYMIRKMAS, from the exons ATGAGCAACCCTTTTGTATGGATTGTGGAGCCATTGGACCCTAAACAGCCTCTGAAGAAGTTCTTTAATCTGAGCAAATTAGATGATGTGAGATACG CACGCCTGCCGTTTTCTATTCGAGTCCTCTTGGAAGCAGCAATCCGTAACTGTGATGAGTTCCTAGTGAAGAAGGGAGATATTGAGAATATTCTCAACTGGAAAGTGGTGCAACACAAGAATATTGAAGTGCCGTTTAAGCCTGCAAGAGTTATTCTGCAAGACTTCAC tGGAGTGCCTGCCGTGGTTGACtttgctgcaatgcgtgatgcTGTGAAGAAACTTGGTGGGGACCCTGAAAAAATCAATCCTATCTGTCCAGCTGATCTAGTGATAGATCACTCCATCCAGGTTGATTTTAACAGGCG ATCAGATAGCTTGCAAAAAAATCAGGACCTGGAATTTGAAAGGAACAAGGAAAGGTTTGAATTCCTAAAG TGGGGctctcaggcttttaaaaatatgaggATTATTCCGCCAGGCTCTGGGATCATCCACCAAGTGAACTTGGAGTACTTGGCAAGAGTGGTGATGGATCAGGATGGCTACTACTATCCAGACAGTGTAGTGGGCACTGACTCGCACACCACCATGATAGACGGTTTGGGAGTGCTTGGATGGG GTGTCGGTGGCATTGAAGCAGAAGCAGTGATGTTGGGCCAGCCGATCAGCATGGTGCTTCCTGAGGTGGTTGGCTATAAGCTGCTAGGAAACCCTCAGCCTCTGGTAACATCCACTGACATTGTGCTCACCATTACCAAG CACCTTCGTCAAGTTGGAGTCGTGGGTAAATTCGTGGAGTTTTTTGGTCCGGGTGTAGCCCAGCTGTCAATTGCTGACCGAGCCACCATTGCCAATATGTGTCCAGAGTATGGAGCAACAGCTGCCTATTTCCCAGTGGATGATATTAGCATTGGGTACCTGATACAAACTG GCCGTGACAAAGAGAAAGTTATGTGCACAAAAAAGTATCTTGAGGCTGTGGGAATGCTAAGAGATTTCAAGAACTCCTCTCAGGATCCGGACTTCACACAG GTTGTTGAGTTGGATCTCCATACCGTTGTGCCTTGCTGCAGTGGACCAAAAAGACCTCAGGACAAAGTTGCTGTGTCAGATATGAAGAAGGACTTTGAGACTTGTCTGGGAGCCAAG CAAGGATTCAAAGGATTCCAAATTGCCCCAGACAGACACAACACCATAGTCAAATTTAATTTTGAGGGCTGTGACTTCGAGCTTGCTCATGGTTCAGTAGTGATTGCTGCCATTACAAGCTGTACAAACACCAGTAACCCCTCAGTTATGTTGGGAGCAG gaTTGCTTGCTAAGAAAGCTGTTGAAGCTGGTTTGACAGTGAAGCCATACATTAAAACTAGCCTGTCCCCAGGAAGCGGGGTTGTCACATACTATCTGAGGGAGAGTGGAGTTATGAGTTACCTTTCCCAACTAGG GTTCGATGTTGTGGGTTATGGATGTATGACATGTATTGGCAATAGTGGACCCCTGCCAGAGTCTGTTGTTGCAGCCATTACACAG GGAGACCTCGTAGGGGTGGGTGTGTTGTCTGGCAATAGGAATTTTGAAGGACGTGTCCATCCTAACACCCGTGCTAACTACCTAGCCTCCCCGCCACTGGTAATAGCCTATGCAATTGCGGGGACTATCCGGATTGACTTTGAGAAAGAGCCTTTGG GAATAAATGCTTCAGGGAAGAAGATTTTCCTGAAAGATATCTGGCCAACAAGAAATGAGATTCAGGTTGTTGAGCGTCAGTTTGTTATTCCTGGGATGTTCAAGGAGGTCTACCAAAAAATAGAG aCAGTAAATGAATCTTGGAATGCCTTAGATGCTCCTTCAGATAAACTGTATACTTGGAATCCCAAGTCAACTTACATCAAGTCTCCGCCTTTCTTTGATGGTCTG ACTTTGGCTCTTCAGACCCCGAAAACAATAGAAGACGCTTATGTCCTGTTGAGTTTTGGGGATTCTGTGACAACTGACCACATATCTCCGGCTGGGAATATAGCAAGAAATAGTCCTGCAGCCCGTTATTTGATGAGCAGAGG CTTGACTCCTCGAGAGTTCAATTCTTACGGCTCCCGCAGAGGGAACGATGCTGTCATGGCCAGAGGAACATTTGCAAACATTCGCTTGGTGAACAAATTTATTGATAAACAAGGACCTCAGACTGTCCATTTCCCTTCTGGGGAAACT CTGGACGTGTTTGATGCTGCAGAAAGATATAAGCAGGCTGGTCATCCTCTGATTGTGCTGGCTGGGAAGGAATATGGTGCAGGAAGTTCCAGAGACTGGGCAGCTAAAGGACCATTCCTCTTG GGTGTCAAGGCTGTGCTTGCTGAAAGCTATGAGAGAATTCATCGAAGCAACTTAGTAGGGATGGGAGTGATTCCTCTGCAGTATTTACCTGGAGAGGATGCAGAGTCTTTAGGACTCACTGGACGGGAGCGTTACACGATTATCATTCCTGAAAAACTAAAACCTCAGATGAACATCGAGATTAAG CTGGATACTGGGAAAACCTTTCATGCCATC